The following coding sequences lie in one Arabidopsis thaliana chromosome 3, partial sequence genomic window:
- a CDS encoding uncharacterized protein (unknown protein; Has 30201 Blast hits to 17322 proteins in 780 species: Archae - 12; Bacteria - 1396; Metazoa - 17338; Fungi - 3422; Plants - 5037; Viruses - 0; Other Eukaryotes - 2996 (source: NCBI BLink).) — protein MCKQGSRERQVGEKMREALEVNLRDKERERVSICSA, from the coding sequence ATGTGTAAACAAGGAAGCAGAGAGAGACAAGTAGGAGAGAAGATGAGAGAGGCTTTGGAAGTGAATTTGAGGGATAAGGAGAGGGAGAGGGTGTCAATTTGTAGTGCCTAA
- the FAF4 gene encoding FANTASTIC four-like protein (DUF3049) (Protein of unknown function (DUF3049); CONTAINS InterPro DOMAIN/s: Protein of unknown function DUF3049 (InterPro:IPR021410); BEST Arabidopsis thaliana protein match is: Protein of unknown function (DUF3049) (TAIR:AT5G19260.1); Has 5181 Blast hits to 1744 proteins in 177 species: Archae - 19; Bacteria - 80; Metazoa - 2761; Fungi - 308; Plants - 233; Viruses - 99; Other Eukaryotes - 1681 (source: NCBI BLink).) has product MATVVYQSYFESQHFEPRALRLRLSSHTNPQLSTPLKSHFQNSSIAPQDNPITINAASLPSSSPNPSSNSDTNSGSWSFLESLSNSSSNDKEKKTLPLFQSPSSRRTLSDESLALCTESLGSETGSDIIHEDMFSISSELQTMETRTTSTTSNPSRQDRKRNTMASLPPPLTSMIGFDCIEVKSHRENGRLVMMATRPPPRNRCLQDRSNGCVRLAILIDSDDHIETETKEEKEEEEEETIETVRDNEEEIPEYKEEEEEKEEEIKVKGVEKVQRSRRCIEGDRENRGFLNWESLCVATS; this is encoded by the coding sequence ATGGCAACTGTTGTATATCAATCTTATTTTGAGTCTCAACACTTTGAGCCAAGAGCTCTCAGACTCAGACTCTCTTCTCATACAAATCCTCAACTATCCACACCTCTCAAATCCCATTTCCAAAATTCTTCCATTGCTCCACAAGACAACCCTATTACCATTAATGCAGCCTCCTTGCCCTCATCAAGTCCCAACCCGAGCTCTAACTCGGACACCAACTCGGGAAGTTGGAGCTTCCTCGAGTCCCTTTCAAACTCGAGCTCTaatgataaagagaagaagacattacCACTCTTTCAATCTCCATCCTCTCGTAGAACTCTCAGCGACGAGAGCTTAGCATTGTGCACTGAGAGCCTTGGGAGCGAGACGGGCTCTGATATCATTCATGAAGATATGTTCTCGATTTCATCTGAATTACAAACTATGGAAACTAGAACCACGTCGACAACATCGAATCCATCAAGACAAGATAGGAAGAGGAATACAATGGCTTCACTTCCACCTCCTTTGACAAGTATGATAGGTTTTGATTGCATTGAAGTCAAGTCGCACCGTGAAAACGGAAGATTAGTAATGATGGCCACGAGACCTCCTCCGCGTAATCGTTGCCTTCAGGACCGAAGCAATGGCTGTGTCAGACTCGCTATCTTGATTGATTCTGATGACCACATAGAGACAGagaccaaagaagaaaaagaagaagaagaggaagaaacaatCGAGACCGTGAGAGATAACGAAGAAGAGATTCCAGAatacaaggaagaagaagaagaaaaagaagaagaaatcaaagtaaaGGGTGTTGAGAAAGTTcaaagatcaagaagatgTATTGAAGGAGAtcgagaaaacagaggatttctAAATTGGGAATCTTTATGTGTTGCCACTTCCTAA
- the NP3 gene encoding NPK1-related protein kinase 3 (NPK1-related protein kinase 3 (NP3); FUNCTIONS IN: protein serine/threonine kinase activity, protein kinase activity, kinase activity, ATP binding; INVOLVED IN: cortical microtubule organization; LOCATED IN: apoplast; EXPRESSED IN: 21 plant structures; EXPRESSED DURING: 12 growth stages; CONTAINS InterPro DOMAIN/s: Mitogen activated protein kinase kinase kinase 3 (InterPro:IPR015748), Protein kinase, ATP binding site (InterPro:IPR017441), Protein kinase, catalytic domain (InterPro:IPR000719), Serine/threonine-protein kinase domain (InterPro:IPR002290), Serine/threonine-protein kinase-like domain (InterPro:IPR017442), Protein kinase-like domain (InterPro:IPR011009), Serine/threonine-protein kinase, active site (InterPro:IPR008271); BEST Arabidopsis thaliana protein match is: NPK1-related protein kinase 1 (TAIR:AT1G09000.1); Has 135037 Blast hits to 132652 proteins in 4867 species: Archae - 156; Bacteria - 15291; Metazoa - 50641; Fungi - 13369; Plants - 33230; Viruses - 554; Other Eukaryotes - 21796 (source: NCBI BLink).), giving the protein MQDILGSVRRSLVFRSSLAGDDGTSGGGLSGFVGKINSSIRSSRIGLFSKPPPGLPAPRKEEAPSIRWRKGELIGCGAFGRVYMGMNLDSGELLAIKQVLIAPSSASKEKTQGHIRELEEEVQLLKNLSHPNIVRYLGTVRESDSLNILMEFVPGGSISSLLEKFGSFPEPVIIMYTKQLLLGLEYLHNNGIMHRDIKGANILVDNKGCIRLADFGASKKVVELATVNGAKSMKGTPYWMAPEVILQTGHSFSADIWSVGCTVIEMATGKPPWSEQYQQFAAVLHIGRTKAHPPIPEDLSPEAKDFLMKCLHKEPSLRLSATELLQHPFVTGKRQEPYPAYRNSLTECGNPITTQGMNVRSSINSLIRRSTCSGLKDVCELGSLRSSIIYPQKSNNSGFGWRDGDSDDLCQTDMDDLCNIESVRNNVLSQSTDLNKSFNPMCDSTDNWSCKFDESPKVMKSKSNLLSYQASQLQTGVPCDEETSLTFAGGSSVAEDDYKGTELKIKSFLDEKAQDLKRLQTPLLEEFHNAMNPGIPQGALGDTNIYNLPNLPSISKTPKRLPSRRLSAISDAMPSPLKSSKRTLNTSRVMQSGTEPTQVNESTKKGVNNSRCFSEIRRKWEEELYEELERHRENLRHAGAGGKTPLSGHKG; this is encoded by the exons ATGCAGGATATTCTCGGATCGGTTCGCCGATCCTTGGTTTTCCGGTCGTCTTTGGCCGGAGACGATGGTACTAGCGGCGGAGGTCTTAGCGGATTCGTCGGGAAGATTAACTCTAGTATCCGTAGCTCTCGAATTGGGCTCTTTTCTAAGCCGCCTCCAGGCCTTCCTGCTCctagaaaagaagaagcgCCGTCGATTCGGTGGAGGAAAGGGGAATTAATCGGTTGCGGTGCTTTTGGAAGAGTTTACATGGGAATGAACCTCGATTCCGGCGAGCTTCTTGCAATTAAACAG GTTTTAATCGCTCCAAGCAGTGCTTCAAAGGAGAAGACTCAG GGTCACATCCGAGAGCTTGAGGAAGAAGTACAACTTCTTAAGAATCTTTCACATCCGAACATCGTT agaTACTTGGGTACTGTAAGAGAGAGTGATTCGTTGAATATTTTGATGGAGTTTGTTCCTGGTGGATCAATATCATCTTTGTTGGAGAAGTTTGGATCTTTTCCTGAGCCT GTGATTATTATGTACACAAAGCAACTTCTGCTTGGTCTGGAATATCTTCACAACAATGGGATCATGCATCGAGATATTAAG GGGGCAAATATTTTGGTCGATAACAAAGGTTGCATCAGACTCGCAGATTTTGGTGCTTCCAAGAAAGTTGTAGAGCTA GCTACTGTAAATGGTGCCAAATCTATGAAGGGGACGCCTTATTGGATGGCTCCTGAAGTCATTCTCCAGACTGGTCATAGCTT CTCTGCTGATATATGGAGTGTTGGGTGCACTGTGATTGAGATGGCTACGGGGAAGCCTCCCTGGAGCGAGCAGTATCAGCAG tttgcTGCTGTCCTTCATATTGGTAGAACAAAAGCTCATCCTCCAATTCCAGAAGACCTCTCACCAGAGGCTAAAGACTTTCTAATGAAATGCTTACACAA AGAACCAAGCTTGAGACTCTCTGCAACCGAATTGCTTCAG CACCCGTTTGTCACTGGAAAGCGCCAGGAACCTTATCCAGCTTACCGTAATTCTCTTACG GAATGTGGAAACCCAATAACTACTCAAGGAATGAATGTTCGGAGTtc AATAAATTCGTTGATCAGGAGGTCGACATGTTCAGGCTTGAAGGATGTCTGTGAACTGGGAAGCTTGAGGAGTTCCATTATATACCCACAGAAGTCAAATAACTCAGGATTTGGTTGGCGAGATGGAGACTCTGATGACCTTTGTCAGACCGATATGGATGATCTCTGCAACATTGAATCAGTCAGAAACAATGTTTTGTCACAGTCCACCGATTTAAACAAG AGTTTTAATCCCATGTGTGATTCCACGGATAACTGGTCTTGCAAGTTTGATGAAAGCCCAAAAGTGATGAAAAGCAAATCTAACCTGCTTTCTTACCAAGCTTCTCAACTCCAAACTGGAGTTCCATGTGATGAGGAAACCAGCTTAACATTTGCTGGTGGCTCTTCCGTTGCAGAGGATGATTATAAAGGCACAgagttgaaaataaaatcatttttggaTGAGAAG GCTCAGGATTTGAAAAGGTTGCAGACCCCTCTGCTTGAAGAATTCCACAATGCTATGAATCCAGGAATACCCCAAGGTGCACTTGGAGACACCAATATCTACAATTTACCAAACTTACCAAGTATAAGCAAGACACCTAAACGACTTCCGAGTAGACGACTCTCAGCAATCAGTGATGCTATGCCCAGCCCACTCAAAAGCTCCAAACGTACACTGAACACAAGCAGAGTGATGCAGTCAGGAACTGAACCAACTCAAGTCAACGAGTCGACCAAGAAGGGAGTAAATAATAGCCGTTG tTTCTCAGAGATACGTCGGAAGTGGGAAGAAGAACTCTATGAAGAGCTTGAGAGGCATCGAG AGAATCTGCGACACGCTGGTGCAGGAGGGAAGACTCCATTATCAGGCCACAAAGGATAG
- a CDS encoding Glycoprotein membrane precursor GPI-anchored (Glycoprotein membrane precursor GPI-anchored; FUNCTIONS IN: molecular_function unknown; INVOLVED IN: biological_process unknown; LOCATED IN: plasma membrane, anchored to membrane; EXPRESSED IN: 22 plant structures; EXPRESSED DURING: 13 growth stages; BEST Arabidopsis thaliana protein match is: Glycoprotein membrane precursor GPI-anchored (TAIR:AT5G19250.1); Has 86 Blast hits to 85 proteins in 15 species: Archae - 0; Bacteria - 2; Metazoa - 0; Fungi - 0; Plants - 84; Viruses - 0; Other Eukaryotes - 0 (source: NCBI BLink).), protein MAIDKLPLLLFLSILLCLNRPVLSDTDEEDILLTGINSYRTTQNLTILSKNENAECLADEIADQFKNKPCTNDTGSATVPGTEPQFANYPQILAKCHLNVSDTRDGSIMPACVPRLESNLVLTNFTKSQYSMSLNDSKFTGIGIGKEDDWIVVVLTTNTPEGSYSTATPTKQESNGFTFGIGLVSYLVIFMYSSFCFFLF, encoded by the exons ATGGCGATCGACAAGcttccacttcttctctttctctccataCTCCTCTGCCTCAATCGCCCTGTTCTTAGCGACACCG ATGAAGAGGACATTCTTCTCACAGGAATCAACAGCTACAGAACAACACAGAATCTAACAATCTTAAGCAAGAACGAAAACGCAGAATGCCTAGCTGACGAAATCGCAGACCAATTCAAGAACAAACCTTGTACCAACGACACTGGCTCAGCCACAGTACCTGGAACTGAGCCACAGTTCGCAAACTACCCTCAGATTCTAGCAAAATGCCACTTGAACGTCTCAGACACGAGAGACGGCTCGATTATGCCTGCATGTGTTCCTCGTTTAGAATCAAACCTCGTCCTCACAAACTTCACCAAGTCACAATACTCAATGAGTTTGAACGATTCCAAGTTTACAGGGATTGGTATTGGTAAAGAAGATGATTGGATCGTTGTAGTCCTCACTACCAACACACCAGAAGGAAGCTATTCTACAGCTACTCCTACAAAACAAGAGTCTAATGGCTTCACCTTTGGTATTGGTCTCGTTAGTTATTTAGTCATTTTCATGTactcttccttttgtttctttctcttttga
- a CDS encoding Ribosomal protein L12/ ATP-dependent Clp protease adaptor protein ClpS family protein (Ribosomal protein L12/ ATP-dependent Clp protease adaptor protein ClpS family protein; FUNCTIONS IN: structural constituent of ribosome; INVOLVED IN: translation; LOCATED IN: ribosome, intracellular, large ribosomal subunit; EXPRESSED IN: 21 plant structures; EXPRESSED DURING: 13 growth stages; CONTAINS InterPro DOMAIN/s: Ribosomal protein L12, chloroplast (InterPro:IPR015608), Ribosomal protein L7/L12, C-terminal/adaptor protein ClpS-like (InterPro:IPR014719), Ribosomal protein L7/L12, C-terminal (InterPro:IPR013823); BEST Arabidopsis thaliana protein match is: Ribosomal protein L7/L12, oligomerisation;Ribosomal protein L7/L12, C-terminal/adaptor protein ClpS-like (TAIR:AT1G70190.2); Has 8332 Blast hits to 8332 proteins in 2728 species: Archae - 0; Bacteria - 5601; Metazoa - 194; Fungi - 132; Plants - 253; Viruses - 0; Other Eukaryotes - 2152 (source: NCBI BLink).), with amino-acid sequence MKLISLVRNVRSRQCQPEVIWSVQVRFLQQDSVSKAKPKKYKYPSVYDPYGPRPQPSSKIMELAERIAALSPEERKQIGPALNEHLRLPKQQMISSDGIGAKQDTGAGNVEEKKEKTAFDVKLEKFNASDKIKVIKEVRTFTSLGLKEAKELVEKVPAILKQGVTKEEANEIIAKIKAVGGIAVME; translated from the coding sequence ATGAAGCTTATTTCACTTGTTAGAAACGTTCGTTCTCGCCAATGTCAACCGGAAGTAATCTGGTCTGTGCAAGTTCGTTTCTTGCAGCAAGACTCTGTCTCGAAAGCTAAACCCAAGAAATACAAATACCCGTCAGTTTATGATCCGTATGGTCCTAGACCCCAGCCTTCAAGCAAAATCATGGAGCTAGCTGAGCGTATAGCTGCTTTATCtccagaagaaagaaaacagattgGTCCTGCACTCAATGAACACCTGAGGCTTCCAAAACAACAGATGATTTCATCGGACGGCATTGGAGCAAAACAAGATACCGGAGCTGGGAAtgtagaggagaagaaggagaagacggCTTTCGATGTGAAGTTGGAGAAGTTTAATGCATCTGATAAGATCAAAGTGATAAAAGAAGTGAGAACGTTCACAAGTTTGGGTCTGAAGGAAGCGAAAGAGCTTGTGGAGAAAGTCCCGGCTATTCTTAAACAAGGTGTGACAAAGGAAGAAGCTAATGAAATCATAGCCAAGATCAAAGCTGTTGGTGGAATCGCAGTTATGGAGTAG
- the PRXIIF gene encoding peroxiredoxin IIF (peroxiredoxin IIF (PRXIIF); FUNCTIONS IN: peroxidase activity, antioxidant activity; INVOLVED IN: response to oxidative stress, response to cadmium ion; LOCATED IN: mitochondrion, mitochondrial matrix; EXPRESSED IN: 27 plant structures; EXPRESSED DURING: 17 growth stages; CONTAINS InterPro DOMAIN/s: Thioredoxin fold (InterPro:IPR012335), Thioredoxin-like (InterPro:IPR017936), Thioredoxin-like fold (InterPro:IPR012336), Redoxin (InterPro:IPR013740); BEST Arabidopsis thaliana protein match is: Thioredoxin superfamily protein (TAIR:AT1G60740.1); Has 3925 Blast hits to 3925 proteins in 881 species: Archae - 6; Bacteria - 1549; Metazoa - 168; Fungi - 305; Plants - 221; Viruses - 0; Other Eukaryotes - 1676 (source: NCBI BLink).): MAMSILKLRNLSALRSAANSARIGVSSRGFSKLAEGTDITSAAPGVSLQKARSWDEGVSSKFSTTPLSDIFKGKKVVIFGLPGAYTGVCSQQHVPSYKSHIDKFKAKGIDSVICVSVNDPFAINGWAEKLGAKDAIEFYGDFDGKFHKSLGLDKDLSAALLGPRSERWSAYVEDGKVKAVNVEEAPSDFKVTGAEVILGQI, from the exons ATGGCGATGTCAATTCTAAAGCTAAGAAATTTATCGGCACTAAGATCGGCGGCAAATAGTGCCCGGATCGGAGTTTCATCGAGGGGTTTCTCAAAGCTCGCGGAAGGCACTGACATAACCTCGGCGGCGCCTGGCGTTTCTCTCCAGAAAGCTCGCAGCTGGGACGAAGGTGTTTCCTCCAAATTCTCCACCACGCCATTGTCAGATATCTTCAAG GGGAAGAAAGTCGTCATCTTTGGTCTTCCT GGGGCTTACACGGGAGTTTGTTCACAGCAGCATGTGCCTAGCTACAAGAGCCACATTGATAAGTTTAAAGCCAAAGGCATTGATTCTGTCATCTGTGTCTCTGTTAATGATCCCTTTGCTATCAATGGTTGGGCAGAGAAGCTTGGTGCCAAAGATGCA ATTGAGTTTTATGGAGATTTTGATGGGAAATTTCACAAAAGCTTGGGGCTAGACAAGGATCTCTCTGCTGCATTGCTCGGGCCACGGTCTGAGAG ATGGTCGGCTTATGTAGAAGACGGGAAGGTTAAGGCGGTGAATGTGGAAGAAGCACCGTCTGACTTCAAGGTTACAGGGGCAGAAGTCATCTTAGGACAGATCTAA
- the PRXIIF gene encoding peroxiredoxin IIF, with translation MAMSILKLRNLSALRSAANSARIGVSSRGFSKLAEGTDITSAAPGVSLQKARSWDEGVSSKFSTTPLSDIFKGKKVVIFGLPGAYTGVCSQQHVPSYKSHIDKFKAKGIDSVICVSVNDPFAINGWAEKLGAKDAVSSSIFFLFLSLFFDTNLIRCLVYADLVLCFRKLDLQHNIYYSVPGFVV, from the exons ATGGCGATGTCAATTCTAAAGCTAAGAAATTTATCGGCACTAAGATCGGCGGCAAATAGTGCCCGGATCGGAGTTTCATCGAGGGGTTTCTCAAAGCTCGCGGAAGGCACTGACATAACCTCGGCGGCGCCTGGCGTTTCTCTCCAGAAAGCTCGCAGCTGGGACGAAGGTGTTTCCTCCAAATTCTCCACCACGCCATTGTCAGATATCTTCAAG GGGAAGAAAGTCGTCATCTTTGGTCTTCCT GGGGCTTACACGGGAGTTTGTTCACAGCAGCATGTGCCTAGCTACAAGAGCCACATTGATAAGTTTAAAGCCAAAGGCATTGATTCTGTCATCTGTGTCTCTGTTAATGATCCCTTTGCTATCAATGGTTGGGCAGAGAAGCTTGGTGCCAAAGATGCAGTAAGTtcatcgattttttttttgttcctatCTTTGTTCTTTGACACCAACCTAATCCGATGTTTAGTGTATGCTGATTTGGTTCTTTGCTTCAGAAAACTTGATTTGCAacataacatatattattcGGTTCCTGGTTTCGTTGTCTAA